One part of the Arachidicoccus terrestris genome encodes these proteins:
- a CDS encoding SusC/RagA family TonB-linked outer membrane protein translates to MKRIILLLTFTWISALLFSQKITGLVTTETGTPMQGVSVIAKDAKGIKLSGVVTDAFGKFIMEFSQKQKPKSISFTMTGYILVERAIIAGQDSMHIILKEDENSLNDVVVVGYGTVQRKDLTGSVVSINEEELKDLPATSALQAIQGRLAGVNVTVTEGSPDAAINVRVRGGGSITQDNSPLYIVDGFQVPNINDIAPQDIKTIDVLKDAASTAIYGAQGANGVILITTKSGSAGKSDITFNNYTALSHVYRLTDVLSPYEYVYYQRELDPSMSENAGFFGSYGKWDDIDIYKSKPGINWQDSLFDHTGVQQSYNVGLSGGDRSLTYNLNYTHDQEDFIMLNSTYKRDYFSGKLKKIISPKLTFDFNARMYNTVITGPSVSSGKKLRDAVKYAPVRSLTAPGAGGLGSDEDATSAEALSSLNDPIYNIVNEYRYQNRFNSTFNAGITWKIAHNLTFTSKGSYAFVKDYTDNIFLNKTGESSANGGQPVARRNDEKGYMWSVSNVLDYRLNLNGGKHRLNAIVGQELSSRQSNETALSSKFFPIDFTADDVLAMWNYGTPDPTYTTIGEPSRLSSFFSRINYIYNDKYILTLIGRTDGKNVFAPGHQWGFFPGVAGAWRLSDEGFMKGMKGWLSDAKIRLSYGDVGNARVGSYWRQQYSFISQTNRLIYFDDKAQSALRTSSTLKNENLTWESTTSANLGLDLAFLDNRLTFTMDLYNNTTRNLILNVALPSSSGYVTQYQNIGSTRNRGLEFSVNGNLVNTKDFNLSASFNIAFNRNKVLELNGADEMIVSSGWGVNIGSDDYRAIVGQPVGLMYGYVSDGFYTFDDFDYSEELKRWVIKPGVADASKVLDRSGNYFGPGHMKFKKLHPSADGDNFINADDDRRVIGHAQPKHTGGFSFNASYKSFDLTTMFNWSYGNDIYNADKIDYTTYALSKRYQNISTLMSLENRFTTIDPATGANIMFGNDANPELFRELNKNARIWSPMMTNSSIISDWAIEDGSFLRLSNVTLGYTLPQKISKKFLIEDLRVYVAGYNIFVWTHYSGQDPEVSTRNNPLTQGVDYSAYPKSRKILFGLNVRF, encoded by the coding sequence ATGAAGAGAATAATTCTATTATTGACCTTTACCTGGATCTCAGCGCTATTATTTTCGCAAAAGATTACTGGTTTGGTTACCACCGAAACAGGAACACCAATGCAAGGCGTTTCTGTTATCGCAAAGGATGCGAAAGGCATTAAATTGAGTGGTGTTGTAACGGATGCGTTTGGAAAGTTCATTATGGAGTTTTCCCAAAAGCAAAAACCAAAGTCAATCAGTTTTACCATGACTGGTTATATTCTTGTGGAGCGGGCAATTATTGCCGGTCAGGACTCTATGCATATTATTTTGAAAGAGGACGAAAACTCCCTGAATGACGTGGTGGTGGTGGGTTATGGAACCGTTCAGCGTAAAGACCTTACCGGATCAGTTGTGTCCATCAATGAGGAAGAATTAAAAGACCTGCCTGCCACCTCTGCGTTGCAGGCGATTCAGGGGCGTCTGGCGGGGGTAAACGTAACGGTTACAGAAGGATCCCCTGATGCTGCGATCAATGTGCGGGTTCGCGGAGGGGGCTCTATTACGCAGGATAATTCTCCCTTGTATATTGTGGACGGATTTCAGGTGCCTAACATTAATGATATTGCTCCCCAGGATATAAAAACGATCGATGTTCTGAAGGATGCAGCTTCTACGGCCATCTACGGTGCCCAGGGAGCGAATGGTGTTATTTTGATTACGACAAAATCAGGTTCAGCCGGAAAGTCTGACATTACATTCAACAATTACACTGCACTGAGCCACGTTTACAGGTTGACAGATGTTCTTTCTCCATATGAATACGTGTATTATCAAAGAGAGCTAGATCCAAGCATGAGTGAAAATGCCGGGTTCTTTGGTTCATATGGAAAATGGGATGATATTGATATTTATAAATCTAAACCAGGGATTAACTGGCAGGATAGTTTATTTGACCATACCGGTGTACAGCAAAGCTATAATGTAGGCCTTAGCGGAGGAGATAGATCCCTGACTTATAATTTAAATTATACCCATGATCAGGAAGACTTTATTATGCTGAATTCGACCTACAAACGTGATTATTTTAGTGGGAAACTCAAAAAAATCATCAGCCCCAAGCTGACCTTCGATTTTAATGCCAGAATGTATAATACGGTTATCACCGGTCCCAGTGTGTCCAGCGGAAAAAAATTGCGGGATGCGGTAAAATATGCGCCCGTCAGAAGTTTAACAGCTCCTGGAGCAGGCGGGCTGGGCTCAGATGAAGACGCCACTTCAGCGGAGGCTTTGAGTTCTTTAAATGATCCTATCTATAACATTGTTAATGAATATCGATATCAAAACCGCTTTAATTCAACTTTTAATGCGGGAATAACCTGGAAAATAGCCCATAACCTGACGTTCACCTCGAAAGGCTCTTATGCCTTCGTAAAAGACTATACTGATAATATCTTTTTAAACAAAACGGGTGAATCCAGTGCCAATGGCGGTCAGCCAGTCGCCAGAAGGAACGATGAAAAAGGTTATATGTGGTCGGTCAGTAATGTTTTGGATTACAGGTTGAATTTGAATGGTGGCAAACACCGTCTTAACGCGATTGTTGGTCAAGAATTGAGCAGCCGTCAAAGTAACGAAACAGCTTTGAGCTCAAAATTTTTTCCTATAGACTTTACAGCCGATGATGTATTGGCTATGTGGAATTACGGGACACCCGACCCGACGTATACAACAATAGGCGAGCCTTCCAGACTGTCTTCTTTTTTCAGCCGTATCAATTATATCTATAATGACAAGTATATTTTGACCTTGATTGGACGAACCGATGGAAAGAATGTGTTTGCCCCCGGGCATCAATGGGGTTTTTTTCCTGGAGTTGCCGGAGCATGGAGGCTGTCAGATGAGGGTTTTATGAAAGGAATGAAAGGGTGGCTTTCTGACGCAAAAATTCGTTTGAGCTATGGTGATGTGGGTAACGCGAGAGTTGGCTCATATTGGAGACAGCAATATAGCTTTATTTCTCAGACGAATCGCCTGATCTACTTCGATGATAAGGCACAAAGTGCCCTTAGAACCTCCAGTACACTTAAGAACGAAAATCTGACCTGGGAAAGCACAACCTCAGCTAACCTGGGGCTGGATCTCGCTTTTCTGGACAACAGGTTGACCTTTACAATGGATCTGTATAATAATACAACCAGAAACCTTATCCTCAATGTCGCATTACCTTCCAGTTCTGGCTATGTGACCCAGTACCAGAATATTGGCAGTACACGAAACAGGGGACTGGAGTTCAGCGTGAATGGGAACCTGGTCAATACAAAAGACTTTAATCTGTCTGCGTCGTTTAATATAGCCTTTAACCGCAACAAGGTCCTTGAGCTGAATGGGGCGGACGAAATGATTGTGTCCTCAGGCTGGGGCGTGAACATCGGTTCTGACGATTATCGGGCAATCGTTGGACAACCCGTTGGACTAATGTATGGATATGTAAGTGACGGGTTTTATACTTTTGATGACTTTGATTATTCTGAAGAGCTGAAAAGGTGGGTGATCAAGCCAGGTGTGGCCGATGCTTCCAAAGTTCTGGACCGGTCCGGCAATTATTTTGGGCCGGGTCATATGAAGTTTAAGAAGCTGCACCCATCAGCTGACGGCGACAATTTTATCAATGCAGATGATGACAGAAGAGTGATCGGACATGCTCAGCCTAAACATACGGGTGGCTTCTCCTTTAATGCCAGTTATAAGAGCTTTGATCTCACGACAATGTTCAACTGGTCCTATGGCAATGATATCTATAATGCGGACAAGATCGATTACACCACTTATGCGTTATCCAAAAGATATCAAAATATAAGCACACTGATGAGCCTGGAAAACAGATTTACGACAATTGACCCCGCCACGGGCGCCAATATTATGTTTGGTAATGATGCCAATCCTGAGCTTTTCAGGGAATTGAATAAAAATGCGCGTATCTGGAGTCCTATGATGACAAATTCTTCTATTATATCTGATTGGGCTATCGAGGATGGCTCCTTTTTACGCCTGAGTAATGTTACTTTGGGTTACACTTTGCCGCAAAAGATTTCTAAGAAGTTTCTGATTGAGGACCTGAGGGTATATGTTGCCGGTTATAACATTTTTGTATGGACACATTATTCCGGGCAGGATCCTGAGGTTAGCACACGAAACAATCCATTAACGCAGGGGGTAGACTATTCAGCCTATCCCAAATCGAGGAAAATACTTTTTGGACTGAATGTCAGATTTTAA
- a CDS encoding RagB/SusD family nutrient uptake outer membrane protein, giving the protein MKHILIIISVLTVLGSFSCKKFLETSSPSSLSPETVFNSPSMAKAAVMGLYGKMTDTYIYGQKLSVNWQGVSDIECNRAFSETGYNSTSSDAGAGNFYGSQYNSTTRWSGLYDFAEISTAAVDGIRQSPILESEAAKMKPLLGEALVMRALAYFNLVRYWGAVPFKREASKSDLSNVYLGRTDIDTIYHYIVKDLQEAVDLLPWLGTNAEYNSAERVTKGFAMGLLARVSLFAGGWSLRDAKLFPDSKAEHNKNIPETPDYFVGRPQNWKDYYQIAADICAKMIASPDNPHKLDPSYVDIWKSVCGQMPNPTNENLFEVAFGMGDNGDIGSLMGYVVSGNTKYGTRGFGGTYVTSTAYYFYSFDKADTRRDATLSWFNYTSDNKEAMGSDPINVPFAKWRIYWTTPGFQALQKTANSRIATGINWILMRYSDVLLMYAEAMNALKGPDVANPNADGVTGRQALEMVRARAFGAGAPEITKYDPDFFKAVVNERAWEFGCESIRKQDLIRWGLAYTKIEEMKKTLCQMFDGTKAVKIFDKTYQPSDFPQTVYYKFKPDGEFIDPESPNYYKELPADPGEPWIAVKWFPQTTMKPETGAKATDRYIIYPIRVLTAATGLYPSYDYSSFLGTLTHGSEIQASLATYQMGNGTIYYRYPYAVYYEDMYESKGAIQSSYGY; this is encoded by the coding sequence ATGAAACATATACTGATCATAATTTCTGTACTGACCGTTTTGGGCAGCTTTTCCTGTAAGAAGTTCCTGGAAACTTCTTCCCCCTCCTCTTTAAGCCCTGAAACGGTTTTTAATTCTCCTTCCATGGCCAAGGCTGCCGTAATGGGGTTATACGGTAAGATGACCGATACTTATATATATGGGCAGAAGCTCTCCGTAAACTGGCAAGGGGTTTCCGATATTGAATGTAACCGGGCATTCTCTGAAACCGGATATAACTCTACCAGCTCTGACGCCGGAGCTGGTAACTTTTACGGCAGCCAGTATAATTCGACAACCCGTTGGTCCGGACTCTATGATTTTGCAGAGATCTCCACAGCAGCGGTTGACGGTATCCGGCAGTCGCCGATTCTGGAATCTGAGGCGGCCAAGATGAAACCGTTGCTGGGAGAGGCACTGGTAATGCGTGCTTTGGCCTATTTTAACTTGGTTCGATACTGGGGCGCGGTGCCTTTTAAACGGGAAGCCTCTAAATCAGATTTGTCCAATGTGTATCTGGGTCGTACTGATATAGATACGATCTATCACTATATCGTCAAAGATCTGCAGGAAGCGGTTGATCTGTTACCCTGGCTGGGTACGAATGCTGAATACAATTCGGCCGAAAGGGTTACGAAGGGTTTTGCGATGGGCCTGCTAGCACGTGTTTCTTTATTTGCCGGCGGCTGGTCTCTGAGAGACGCTAAGTTGTTTCCCGATTCAAAGGCGGAACACAACAAGAATATTCCCGAGACGCCGGATTATTTCGTTGGCCGGCCGCAGAACTGGAAAGACTATTACCAGATCGCAGCGGATATTTGCGCAAAAATGATCGCCTCACCGGATAACCCACATAAGCTTGACCCCAGTTATGTTGACATCTGGAAAAGTGTGTGTGGGCAGATGCCTAATCCTACGAATGAAAATTTATTTGAGGTGGCTTTTGGAATGGGTGACAATGGTGATATAGGCTCACTAATGGGTTATGTCGTGTCGGGCAACACCAAGTATGGTACGAGAGGATTTGGCGGTACGTATGTCACCTCTACAGCGTATTATTTCTATTCTTTTGACAAAGCGGATACCAGAAGGGACGCAACACTTTCCTGGTTTAATTATACATCCGACAATAAAGAAGCAATGGGATCGGATCCAATAAACGTACCTTTTGCCAAATGGCGTATTTATTGGACAACTCCGGGTTTTCAGGCACTCCAGAAAACGGCTAATTCCAGAATTGCTACCGGGATTAATTGGATCCTGATGCGATATTCAGATGTGCTGCTTATGTATGCTGAGGCAATGAATGCTTTAAAAGGACCGGATGTTGCCAATCCCAATGCAGATGGGGTAACCGGGCGTCAGGCGTTGGAAATGGTTCGGGCCAGAGCCTTCGGCGCCGGTGCACCAGAGATTACTAAGTACGACCCAGATTTTTTTAAGGCAGTTGTTAACGAAAGGGCCTGGGAATTTGGTTGTGAATCGATCCGTAAACAGGATTTGATACGCTGGGGGCTGGCCTATACCAAAATTGAAGAAATGAAAAAAACCTTATGTCAGATGTTTGACGGCACTAAAGCAGTCAAGATCTTTGATAAAACTTATCAGCCATCAGATTTCCCTCAAACAGTGTATTACAAATTTAAGCCGGATGGCGAGTTCATCGATCCAGAATCCCCTAATTATTATAAGGAATTACCGGCAGATCCCGGCGAGCCCTGGATCGCCGTAAAATGGTTCCCACAGACGACTATGAAGCCGGAGACGGGTGCAAAAGCCACCGACAGATATATTATATACCCGATCCGGGTGCTAACGGCCGCAACGGGGCTCTATCCATCCTATGACTATTCTTCATTTTTGGGAACATTGACTCATGGATCCGAGATCCAGGCTTCTTTAGCAACCTATCAGATGGGTAATGGAACTATCTATTACAGATACCCCTATGCAGTATATTATGAGGATATGTATGAATCCAAAGGAGCTATTCAAAGTAGCTACGGATATTAG
- a CDS encoding DUF5123 domain-containing protein, with protein sequence MKNILFKLMAFILIVFFAASCQKEVNNWDVDPSHARLFKPLTFEVQTTAATSVTINYTRSIGATKYIFEFSKDSLEFKDIVRTVEILADTLTPFSVSPTPTRTSYHTVFEDLDGTSGYSVRMKCVDSTGNESKYSELYFMTPAEQLFDRSEQSTDNIQMFWQPTDRVTHVTVSDPVTLSEIKKVTLTEENKADGSVLIPGLNPGTSYKIEIFNNDVLRGTMILHTTGIKGAVIVPVASGDDINAVLAEQVAEGHFAVTLLFNAGQNYDIGSVVLPSGLTDLSFTGEREVWGDNAMPSTLNISNVALEGNAFGSLIFQKVKLIGGTGDYLINMGDDNVDVGQFAFANCDIENYRGVVRVQNKAIRLSQISLAGSIVKNTGGYGVINVGGSNVTLDSIKVDSNTLIDMATQLMDVRAAVPLILVNSNTIYNQNVALTQLIRLDKNNLPSSFTAENNIISGTNAGAPLKAFSLDYAGSFAGSYRTTEMEISQDFPEITLFEGSSTDLFVNPANGDFSIIPLNGFGGTGKAGDPRWFVSL encoded by the coding sequence ATGAAAAATATTTTATTCAAATTAATGGCCTTTATCCTTATCGTTTTTTTTGCGGCGAGTTGCCAGAAAGAGGTCAATAATTGGGACGTCGATCCCTCTCATGCTCGCTTATTTAAGCCATTGACTTTCGAAGTACAGACTACTGCGGCGACTTCAGTCACGATAAACTATACCAGATCGATCGGAGCTACCAAGTACATTTTCGAGTTTAGTAAAGACAGCCTTGAGTTTAAAGATATTGTACGTACGGTAGAAATACTGGCTGATACATTAACCCCCTTTTCCGTGTCACCCACACCAACAAGAACATCTTATCACACGGTGTTCGAGGACCTGGATGGGACCTCCGGTTATTCTGTCAGAATGAAATGTGTAGATTCAACCGGAAATGAATCTAAATATTCTGAACTCTATTTTATGACGCCGGCGGAGCAGTTATTTGACAGATCTGAACAGTCGACAGATAATATCCAGATGTTCTGGCAACCAACCGATAGGGTAACTCACGTGACCGTCAGTGATCCGGTTACGCTCTCTGAGATAAAAAAAGTCACACTGACTGAGGAGAATAAGGCAGATGGATCAGTCCTAATCCCTGGCCTTAATCCGGGCACCTCTTATAAGATAGAAATTTTTAATAACGATGTGCTCAGAGGTACCATGATCCTGCATACTACGGGCATTAAAGGCGCTGTAATTGTGCCTGTTGCATCCGGGGATGATATTAATGCCGTACTGGCTGAACAGGTCGCTGAAGGACACTTTGCCGTAACCTTGCTCTTTAACGCAGGACAGAATTATGACATCGGATCAGTAGTTCTGCCTTCCGGTCTGACAGACCTTAGCTTTACCGGTGAAAGAGAAGTTTGGGGTGACAATGCAATGCCATCAACGTTAAATATAAGTAATGTTGCGCTGGAAGGCAATGCATTTGGATCGTTGATTTTTCAAAAGGTAAAATTAATTGGAGGAACAGGTGATTACCTGATAAATATGGGTGATGATAACGTTGATGTCGGGCAGTTCGCTTTTGCAAATTGTGATATTGAAAACTATAGAGGTGTTGTCAGAGTACAGAACAAGGCCATTAGGCTAAGCCAGATATCTCTTGCAGGAAGTATAGTGAAAAATACGGGAGGTTATGGCGTTATCAACGTGGGCGGATCCAACGTCACGTTGGATTCTATTAAGGTAGACAGTAATACGTTAATTGACATGGCAACGCAATTAATGGATGTCCGTGCGGCCGTCCCGCTTATCCTGGTCAATAGTAATACAATCTATAATCAAAATGTTGCACTTACTCAACTAATCCGCCTGGATAAGAATAATTTGCCATCTTCTTTTACAGCAGAGAATAACATTATTTCCGGTACAAACGCAGGAGCGCCTTTAAAGGCCTTTAGCCTGGATTATGCTGGCTCCTTTGCCGGAAGTTACCGTACCACAGAAATGGAAATCAGTCAGGACTTCCCGGAAATTACCTTGTTTGAGGGAAGTTCCACGGATTTATTTGTGAATCCTGCGAATGGCGACTTTTCCATTATTCCGTTAAACGGGTTTGGAGGAACAGGCAAGGCCGGTGACCCAAGGTGGTTTGTGAGTTTGTAA
- a CDS encoding glycoside hydrolase family 28 protein produces MKNIGVATLMKGLSRRYRPYITIILGWCMLSSFACKKVSSLYPPVDEPAPSIIDEPQPPEDTVADHDPDFDTDWGDTIKVPDISGKEFLITDYGGAAGAKDNATAIQKTIDEAAKNGGGTVVIPAGTFISGPLHLKSNVGLRISEGAILKVLAYEDYPGAGTTEKVASFLDLTGTTNVLIDGKGVIDGQGEAWWEAFRATKPTGGIARPALISFDDARIIEVAGITIRDAPNGHISIHRGNRHVTISGVTLNSPADSPNTDGIDVWSPHVNILNCDISCGDDNIAMDNETRYMTIKGCSFGRGHGLSIGSYTSGIDHIYVSDCVFDKTDNGVHIKSSRDRSGIVENLVYEDLTMTGVGTPINICEYYPDKTIPSGGGADQAQPVTASTPQWRHIFLKNIKATGSANAGLLWSVPELHMKDIVFNNVQIEAKTGMRINNVDDCVFIGGSKITAGAGKAISTYGSTVSGIDFATGAPTE; encoded by the coding sequence ATGAAAAATATAGGAGTTGCAACTTTAATGAAGGGGTTAAGTAGAAGATACCGGCCTTATATTACCATAATACTGGGTTGGTGTATGCTCTCATCGTTTGCATGTAAGAAGGTGAGCTCTCTTTATCCTCCCGTTGATGAACCGGCCCCTTCTATTATTGATGAGCCCCAGCCACCGGAAGACACTGTAGCGGATCACGATCCTGATTTTGATACGGATTGGGGCGATACGATCAAAGTGCCTGATATTTCGGGCAAAGAGTTTTTGATAACCGATTATGGTGGTGCAGCCGGTGCCAAGGATAATGCGACAGCTATTCAAAAAACTATTGATGAGGCAGCAAAGAATGGTGGCGGAACCGTTGTTATTCCTGCCGGTACTTTTATCTCTGGCCCCTTACACCTAAAAAGTAATGTGGGGCTTAGAATCTCTGAGGGCGCAATTCTAAAAGTTCTGGCATATGAAGATTACCCGGGAGCCGGAACGACAGAGAAAGTGGCCTCTTTTTTAGATTTAACCGGGACGACAAACGTGCTTATTGATGGCAAGGGCGTCATTGATGGGCAGGGGGAAGCCTGGTGGGAGGCCTTCAGGGCCACCAAGCCGACTGGCGGGATTGCCAGACCGGCTCTGATCAGTTTTGATGACGCCCGTATTATTGAGGTAGCTGGTATAACAATCCGGGACGCACCCAATGGGCACATCAGCATTCACAGAGGGAATCGGCATGTGACGATTTCTGGCGTGACGCTGAACTCCCCGGCAGATTCTCCCAATACGGACGGCATAGATGTCTGGTCGCCGCACGTAAATATCCTTAATTGTGACATAAGCTGTGGAGACGATAATATTGCTATGGATAATGAAACGCGGTATATGACAATTAAGGGTTGCTCTTTTGGCAGAGGCCATGGGTTGTCTATCGGCAGCTATACTTCGGGAATTGATCATATCTATGTCAGTGACTGTGTATTTGATAAAACTGATAACGGGGTACATATTAAATCCAGCAGAGATCGCAGCGGAATTGTCGAGAATTTGGTGTATGAAGATCTAACCATGACGGGGGTTGGCACCCCGATCAATATCTGTGAATATTATCCCGATAAGACCATTCCCTCCGGCGGTGGAGCCGATCAGGCGCAACCTGTCACAGCGTCAACGCCTCAATGGAGGCATATTTTCCTGAAAAATATCAAGGCTACGGGATCTGCCAACGCTGGGCTCTTATGGTCTGTTCCAGAATTGCATATGAAAGACATTGTTTTTAATAATGTCCAGATTGAGGCAAAAACGGGTATGAGGATCAACAATGTAGATGATTGTGTGTTTATTGGTGGCTCAAAAATTACGGCAGGAGCGGGTAAGGCGATCAGTACTTACGGATCTACAGTCTCAGGAATTGATTTTGCGACCGGAGCGCCAACAGAGTAA